GCGCAGACACGCGGGGTTGATCTTCTCGATGTCCGCGTTGATGAAGCCAATCTGCGTGGTGTCGCCCACGTACCGGCCCTGAGAGGGTTGATTGCACGCGTCCGCGTCGCAGGTGAGCACTTCCTTGATGGCGCACCGGACTGGGTTGCTCGTCTTCGTGGCCGCGCCCTGCTGCTGGCTCCACTGGTTGGAGCTCACGGGCATGGACCACAGGGCGATGCTCTGCGGCGCGGACCCGGTCATGCTTCCAGCAATGGGGATGAACACCTGGGCCTTCGTGCCCGCGGCCAGCCGGAGCTGGGTGCCCCGCGCGTCACGGACCTCGGTATAGATGGCGCCACGCGTCTCCAGGAAAACGGACTGGCCGGCCAGGTTGATGGCGCCGTCGGCTCCCGGCATCGCCAGCAGGCCCGTGTCGATGAAGCGCACGCCCACCGTGAAGGGCTTGACGGGTGCGGTCCCGGTGGGGGTTTGCAGCTTCTCCAGATCCACACGGATGGCCGCGCCGCTGCGGGGATCCGTGACGGTGGGAACTCCCCCCGAGAAGGTCTGCTGGTGCAGCGTGTGCAGGACAAAACGGGCGCCCAGCACGTTACGTGTGATGGCGCCGACATGCGGCATGTAGCCCTGCGCGGTGACGGTCAGCGGTGCGCCCGGCTTCATCGACGCGACGGAGACGGAGAACGAGCCGTCCGAGGCCGTCATCGTCCGTACGCCCTGGAAGACCACCTCCGCTCCACCAATGGCCGCGCCCGCCGTGTTGACGGCCACGCCGCAGACGGTGGTGGCGCCCTGAACAGGAACACAGTCGGCGAGCGAGGAGCGCTGTTGCTCGCGCGGCTCGACCTCGGCCTCGGCACGCCACAGGCGCCCCCCACCATCGAGGTGCCACCCAGCATGCCGCACAACAACAACCATTTCCTCGCCGCGCTCTTGGACAGGGACATCACGTGCCTCCAGGTTGAGGGAAATGGGCTCCAGGTATCCGGGGACATGTGCCTGGGGACCCGGCCCAGCGCTGCGCATCCCTCATGCCATGACAGCCCCCGGTGGAACCTCTCCTCTCAAGGCATGCAACGCGTCATCCCAAGGCTGTCCCCGTGAGTCCTCCCAGGTTACGAATCCCTGTCAGCCGTAGCGCCCCAGGTCACACGGCCCTGCTAGCCTCTCTTCGCGCCGCAAAGCGCGTTGTCCTTCCAGGAGTCCGCATGAAACCCTCTGTTGGAATCGTCCCGGCGGTATTGCTCTCTCTGCCTGCCGCCCTCCCGGCCCACGCCCAATCCGCCCCCAACCTGGTGGTGAATGGCGGCTTCGAGGCCCCCGCGCTGGGACGCGGCTCCGTGCAATACCTCCCGTCCATCCCGGGTTGGTCGAGGCAGAGCGGCTGCTCCATCGAGATCCAGAACCATGTGGCCGGCTCGCCGATGGAAGGCGCGCAGCACCTGGAGCTCGACTCTTTCTGCCCCACCACCCTCTTCCAGAACTTCAATACCCAGGCAGGCCGCCCCTACCTGCTCTCCTTCGGTTATTCCCCGCGGCCCGGCGTCAGCGACAACCTGATTCGCGTGTATTGGGATGGGCTGCTGGTCGCGGAACTGAACGCCAACGGCGTGGGCCTGCAGGACACACAGTGGCAGCGTGTCACCGTGCCGGTGACGGCGCAGGGAAGCAGCACCCGCCTTACCTTCGCGGATGCGAGCCTCAACGACTCCGTGGGTGGCTACATCGATGCGGTGAGCGTTACCGAGACCGGGGGCTCGTGCTCGGAGGCGCCGGGAGTGCCCTCGCTGACGCTCCAAGGCCCCAGCGAGATGCCCCTGGAG
This DNA window, taken from Stigmatella erecta, encodes the following:
- a CDS encoding carboxypeptidase regulatory-like domain-containing protein, translating into MVVVVRHAGWHLDGGGRLWRAEAEVEPREQQRSSLADCVPVQGATTVCGVAVNTAGAAIGGAEVVFQGVRTMTASDGSFSVSVASMKPGAPLTVTAQGYMPHVGAITRNVLGARFVLHTLHQQTFSGGVPTVTDPRSGAAIRVDLEKLQTPTGTAPVKPFTVGVRFIDTGLLAMPGADGAINLAGQSVFLETRGAIYTEVRDARGTQLRLAAGTKAQVFIPIAGSMTGSAPQSIALWSMPVSSNQWSQQQGAATKTSNPVRCAIKEVLTCDADACNQPSQGRYVGDTTQIGFINADIEKINPACLRVELNAAALPPGTSLPICLDIEISIPGGGTQTRNLCMGDGTDVMYNLPPYANITVRQAAGFGCPAPPSTSVIVNTGAPWGGIGVPNPSQCNGVLTLPPLP
- a CDS encoding DUF5011 domain-containing protein, which translates into the protein MKPSVGIVPAVLLSLPAALPAHAQSAPNLVVNGGFEAPALGRGSVQYLPSIPGWSRQSGCSIEIQNHVAGSPMEGAQHLELDSFCPTTLFQNFNTQAGRPYLLSFGYSPRPGVSDNLIRVYWDGLLVAELNANGVGLQDTQWQRVTVPVTAQGSSTRLTFADASLNDSVGGYIDAVSVTETGGSCSEAPGVPSLTLQGPSEMPLECGVDTWVDPGAQAADACGPLEVLKYNSGDDDGDGVPGTQDPDDYGPGPNTAAEGTYSVQYAARTSVGDLVSAIRSVHVEDRTPPALKLKGASHLTHTCGTGWVDPGVEATDACYGNVAADVKVSGYVNGWSAGSYTLTYTLTDSGNNAAVPVNRTVDVVNCPW